The proteins below are encoded in one region of Carcharodon carcharias isolate sCarCar2 chromosome 2, sCarCar2.pri, whole genome shotgun sequence:
- the oprm1 gene encoding mu-type opioid receptor isoform X1, which produces MYVIVRYTKMKTATNIYIFNLALADALATSTLPFQSVNYLMGTWPFGKLLCKVIMSIDYYNMFTSIFTLTTMSMDRYIAVCHPVKALDFRTPRNAKIVNVCIWILSSAIGLPVMIMATTRFDNGITDCTLKFPHPSWYWDNLLRICVFIFAFVMPVLIITVCYGLMILRLKSVRMLSGSKEKDRNLRRITRMVLVVVAVFIICWTPIHIYVILRALVKIPSTLFAAVAWHFCIALGYTNSCLNPVLYAFLDENFKRCFREFCVPASSTIQYQGSNRVRNHTREHPSTIHTADRTNHQV; this is translated from the exons ATACACCAAAATGAAAACAGCCACCAATATCTACATTTTCAACCTTGCTCTGGCCGACGCCTTGGCCACCAGCACACTGCCTTTCCAAAGTGTCAACTACTTGATGGGGACCTGGCCCTTTGGGAAGCTGCTGTGCAAGGTCATCATGTCCATCGACTACTACAACATGTTCACCAGTATATTCACCCTCACCACCATGAGCATGGACCGATACATCGCAGTTTGCCATCCGGTCAAGGCTCTGGATTTCCGCACGCCACGGAATGCCAAGATTGTCAATGTCTGCATCTGGATCCTGTCCTCAGCCATTGGACTGCCCGTCATGATAATGGCAACTACAAGGTTCGACAATG GAATAACAGATTGCACATTGAAATTCCCGCACCCTTCCTGGTACTGGGACAACCTCCTGAGAATCTGCGTCTTCATCTTTGCCTTTGTCATGCCGGTCCTGATTATCACGGTGTGCTATGGCTTGATGATCCTCCGTCTGAAGAGTGTCCGGATGCTCTCTGGCTCAAAGGAGAAGGACAGGAACCTCCGGCGCATCACCAGGATGGTCCTTGTGGTAGTGGCCGTCTTCATCATCTGCTGGACACCCATCCACATCTATGTCATCCTCAGGGCCCTGGTAAAGATCCCATCCACCCTCTTCGCAGCAGTGGCCTGGCACTTCTGCATTGCCCTGGGGTACACCAACAGTTGCCTCAACCCCGTCCTGTACGCCTTCCTGGATGAGAACTTCAAGCGGTGTTTCCGGGAGTTCTGCGTGCCCGCTTCCTCAACCATTCAGTATCAGGGCTCCAACCGGGTTAGAAACCACACCCGGGAGCACCCATCCACAATCCACACAGCCGATAGGACTAATCACCAGGTATGA
- the oprm1 gene encoding mu-type opioid receptor isoform X2 yields the protein MYVIVRYTKMKTATNIYIFNLALADALATSTLPFQSVNYLMGTWPFGKLLCKVIMSIDYYNMFTSIFTLTTMSMDRYIAVCHPVKALDFRTPRNAKIVNVCIWILSSAIGLPVMIMATTRFDNVLGITDCTLKFPHPSWYWDNLLRICVFIFAFVMPVLIITVCYGLMILRLKSVRMLSGSKEKDRNLRRITRMVLVVVAVFIICWTPIHIYVILRALVKIPSTLFAAVAWHFCIALGYTNSCLNPVLYAFLDENFKRCFREFCVPASSTIQYQGSNRVRNHTREHPSTIHTADRTNHQV from the exons ATACACCAAAATGAAAACAGCCACCAATATCTACATTTTCAACCTTGCTCTGGCCGACGCCTTGGCCACCAGCACACTGCCTTTCCAAAGTGTCAACTACTTGATGGGGACCTGGCCCTTTGGGAAGCTGCTGTGCAAGGTCATCATGTCCATCGACTACTACAACATGTTCACCAGTATATTCACCCTCACCACCATGAGCATGGACCGATACATCGCAGTTTGCCATCCGGTCAAGGCTCTGGATTTCCGCACGCCACGGAATGCCAAGATTGTCAATGTCTGCATCTGGATCCTGTCCTCAGCCATTGGACTGCCCGTCATGATAATGGCAACTACAAGGTTCGACAATG TTTTAGGAATAACAGATTGCACATTGAAATTCCCGCACCCTTCCTGGTACTGGGACAACCTCCTGAGAATCTGCGTCTTCATCTTTGCCTTTGTCATGCCGGTCCTGATTATCACGGTGTGCTATGGCTTGATGATCCTCCGTCTGAAGAGTGTCCGGATGCTCTCTGGCTCAAAGGAGAAGGACAGGAACCTCCGGCGCATCACCAGGATGGTCCTTGTGGTAGTGGCCGTCTTCATCATCTGCTGGACACCCATCCACATCTATGTCATCCTCAGGGCCCTGGTAAAGATCCCATCCACCCTCTTCGCAGCAGTGGCCTGGCACTTCTGCATTGCCCTGGGGTACACCAACAGTTGCCTCAACCCCGTCCTGTACGCCTTCCTGGATGAGAACTTCAAGCGGTGTTTCCGGGAGTTCTGCGTGCCCGCTTCCTCAACCATTCAGTATCAGGGCTCCAACCGGGTTAGAAACCACACCCGGGAGCACCCATCCACAATCCACACAGCCGATAGGACTAATCACCAGGTATGA
- the oprm1 gene encoding mu-type opioid receptor isoform X3 has product MKTATNIYIFNLALADALATSTLPFQSVNYLMGTWPFGKLLCKVIMSIDYYNMFTSIFTLTTMSMDRYIAVCHPVKALDFRTPRNAKIVNVCIWILSSAIGLPVMIMATTRFDNGITDCTLKFPHPSWYWDNLLRICVFIFAFVMPVLIITVCYGLMILRLKSVRMLSGSKEKDRNLRRITRMVLVVVAVFIICWTPIHIYVILRALVKIPSTLFAAVAWHFCIALGYTNSCLNPVLYAFLDENFKRCFREFCVPASSTIQYQGSNRVRNHTREHPSTIHTADRTNHQV; this is encoded by the exons ATGAAAACAGCCACCAATATCTACATTTTCAACCTTGCTCTGGCCGACGCCTTGGCCACCAGCACACTGCCTTTCCAAAGTGTCAACTACTTGATGGGGACCTGGCCCTTTGGGAAGCTGCTGTGCAAGGTCATCATGTCCATCGACTACTACAACATGTTCACCAGTATATTCACCCTCACCACCATGAGCATGGACCGATACATCGCAGTTTGCCATCCGGTCAAGGCTCTGGATTTCCGCACGCCACGGAATGCCAAGATTGTCAATGTCTGCATCTGGATCCTGTCCTCAGCCATTGGACTGCCCGTCATGATAATGGCAACTACAAGGTTCGACAATG GAATAACAGATTGCACATTGAAATTCCCGCACCCTTCCTGGTACTGGGACAACCTCCTGAGAATCTGCGTCTTCATCTTTGCCTTTGTCATGCCGGTCCTGATTATCACGGTGTGCTATGGCTTGATGATCCTCCGTCTGAAGAGTGTCCGGATGCTCTCTGGCTCAAAGGAGAAGGACAGGAACCTCCGGCGCATCACCAGGATGGTCCTTGTGGTAGTGGCCGTCTTCATCATCTGCTGGACACCCATCCACATCTATGTCATCCTCAGGGCCCTGGTAAAGATCCCATCCACCCTCTTCGCAGCAGTGGCCTGGCACTTCTGCATTGCCCTGGGGTACACCAACAGTTGCCTCAACCCCGTCCTGTACGCCTTCCTGGATGAGAACTTCAAGCGGTGTTTCCGGGAGTTCTGCGTGCCCGCTTCCTCAACCATTCAGTATCAGGGCTCCAACCGGGTTAGAAACCACACCCGGGAGCACCCATCCACAATCCACACAGCCGATAGGACTAATCACCAGGTATGA
- the sf3b5 gene encoding splicing factor 3B subunit 5 translates to MTDRYNIHSQLEHLQSKYIGTGHADTTKWEWLVNQHRDSYASYMGHFDLLNYFAVAENETKARVRFNLMEKMLQPCGPPPDKPEEA, encoded by the coding sequence ATGACGGACCGTTACAATATCCACAGCCAGCTGGAACATCTCCAGTCCAAATATATCGGCACCGGTCACGCCGACACCACCAAGTGGGAATGGCTGGTTAACCAGCACCGGGACTCGTACGCCTCGTACATGGGCCACTTCGACCTGCTCAACTACTTCGCCGTGGCCGAGAATGAGACCAAGGCCCGAGTCCGCTTCAACCTCATGGAGAAGATGCTGCAGCCATGCGGCCCCCCGCCCGACAAGCCCGAGGAGGCCTGA